One segment of Niabella beijingensis DNA contains the following:
- the hutH gene encoding histidine ammonia-lyase — translation MKEQTFQYGEAHLNISTALAIASGTVKGCLSENGRIQVRKSAALAAQIAASGTVVYGINTGFGPLCTTTINREETRLLQENILKSHAVGMGEPISRQLAKLMLVLKVHALARGFSGIREETLDRIIWHIEEDLVPVVPEQGSVGASGDLAPLSHLFLPLIGLGRLYDNHEIKPAAEVLKQYGKDPLQLSAKEGLALINGTQFIAAHAVTAVARFHQLLTQADLNAVLMLEGLSASGKPFYRELHELRPFKGNQFVAATIDNLLRGSEIVAAHAHCSRVQDPYSLRCIPQVHGASRTAWLHLKELVETEINSVTDNPLLINESLTISGGNFHGQPLALALDYACVAVSEIGNIADRRVYLSLEGDTPGVPKLLLPSTGLNSGFMILQYTTAALASENKSLCYPASADSIPTSLGQEDHVSMGSISGRKLLQVIGNVEKIQAIELICAAQALDFHAPLKPTPVVESVHRKIRSVIPHIDTDQVMTDYLDAAVLLARTGALITTARTAAAENALPYITLYGELFDVY, via the coding sequence ATGAAGGAACAAACATTTCAATATGGTGAAGCACACCTGAACATTTCCACGGCGCTTGCCATTGCAAGCGGAACGGTAAAAGGGTGCCTGTCCGAAAACGGAAGGATACAGGTGCGGAAAAGTGCTGCCCTGGCGGCACAGATCGCAGCATCCGGTACTGTGGTCTATGGTATTAACACCGGTTTTGGGCCTTTGTGCACGACCACTATTAACCGGGAGGAAACCCGCCTGCTACAGGAAAATATATTAAAGAGCCATGCCGTGGGTATGGGCGAACCCATCAGCAGGCAGCTGGCAAAGCTGATGCTGGTGTTAAAAGTACATGCACTGGCCAGAGGCTTTTCCGGTATCCGCGAAGAGACGCTTGACCGGATCATCTGGCACATTGAAGAAGACCTCGTGCCTGTGGTGCCGGAGCAGGGCTCTGTTGGTGCATCGGGCGACCTGGCGCCGCTTTCACATCTTTTTCTGCCGTTGATCGGTCTTGGCCGGTTGTATGATAACCATGAAATAAAGCCGGCCGCCGAAGTACTGAAGCAATACGGGAAGGACCCGCTGCAACTGAGTGCCAAAGAAGGGCTGGCATTGATCAATGGTACCCAGTTCATCGCGGCGCATGCGGTAACGGCGGTAGCCCGCTTCCATCAATTGCTCACACAGGCCGATCTGAATGCCGTGCTGATGCTGGAAGGATTGAGTGCTTCCGGAAAGCCGTTCTACCGGGAGCTGCACGAGTTACGGCCTTTTAAAGGCAATCAGTTCGTTGCTGCGACGATTGACAACCTGCTGCGCGGGTCGGAGATCGTGGCGGCACATGCCCATTGCTCAAGGGTACAGGATCCTTATTCGCTGCGGTGTATTCCGCAGGTACACGGCGCTTCCCGGACGGCCTGGCTGCACCTGAAAGAGCTTGTGGAGACGGAGATCAATTCGGTCACAGACAATCCGCTCCTGATCAATGAATCGCTTACCATCAGCGGCGGAAACTTTCATGGTCAGCCGCTGGCACTGGCACTGGATTATGCCTGTGTGGCAGTGTCAGAGATCGGAAATATCGCAGACAGGAGGGTCTATCTGTCCCTGGAAGGCGATACGCCGGGTGTGCCGAAGCTGTTGCTTCCATCTACCGGTCTGAATTCCGGGTTTATGATCCTGCAATACACCACGGCTGCGCTGGCCAGTGAAAATAAAAGCCTTTGTTATCCGGCCAGTGCCGACAGCATTCCCACTTCACTGGGTCAGGAGGATCATGTAAGCATGGGATCGATCAGCGGGAGGAAGTTGCTGCAGGTGATCGGAAATGTAGAGAAGATACAGGCCATCGAATTGATATGTGCTGCACAGGCGCTGGATTTTCATGCACCGCTAAAACCCACACCGGTAGTGGAAAGCGTGCACCGGAAAATACGATCAGTGATCCCGCATATCGACACCGACCAGGTGATGACGGATTACCTCGATGCAGCAGTATTGCTGGCACGTACAGGTGCGCTGATCACGACGGCAAGGACCGCCGCAGCAGAAAATGCATTGCCCTATATTACCCTTTACGGGGAACTTTTTGATGTTTATTGA
- a CDS encoding LysR substrate-binding domain-containing protein has protein sequence MSYQVELRHLHYFQVLAEELHFRKAAERLYISQPGLTRQIKQLEEIYGTLLFERGKRFVQLTPAGRYLKSETDILTGHLEHIRLQLHQIGEGKIAELRIGFIGSAAQIAIPDILYRLNKKYPGIEVNLNELPNETQVEYLLEDKLDCGVVRMRYAPAGLRLKKIYEEPFALVVPKDHPVQAKNFRSLKQFEKEQFILFGRDYSNDYYELVMSIFSDHDFTPRVHHKTVNALTIFKLVEKKMGIAVVPASLRRGYDVPVRFIELNRIPQRSQLSLLWNRNNRNPGMKPFLEIAGK, from the coding sequence ATGAGTTATCAGGTTGAATTGCGGCACCTGCATTATTTCCAGGTACTGGCAGAAGAACTGCATTTCCGGAAGGCCGCGGAACGGTTGTATATTTCCCAGCCCGGATTAACACGGCAGATCAAACAACTGGAAGAAATCTACGGCACCCTGCTGTTTGAACGGGGAAAACGTTTTGTACAACTTACCCCGGCAGGCCGGTACCTGAAATCGGAAACCGATATACTGACCGGTCATCTGGAGCATATCCGGCTTCAGTTACACCAGATCGGCGAAGGAAAAATAGCAGAGCTCCGGATCGGGTTCATCGGTTCGGCAGCACAGATCGCTATCCCCGATATCCTCTACCGGCTTAATAAAAAATATCCCGGCATCGAGGTAAACCTGAACGAACTGCCCAATGAAACCCAGGTGGAATACCTGCTGGAGGACAAACTGGATTGCGGAGTGGTGCGGATGCGCTATGCCCCTGCAGGATTAAGACTAAAAAAAATATATGAAGAACCTTTCGCGCTTGTGGTACCCAAAGACCATCCCGTTCAGGCAAAAAATTTCAGATCACTGAAGCAGTTCGAAAAAGAACAGTTCATCCTTTTCGGACGCGATTACAGCAATGATTACTATGAACTGGTAATGAGTATTTTTAGTGACCATGATTTTACACCGCGTGTCCACCATAAAACGGTGAATGCCCTGACGATCTTTAAACTCGTAGAGAAGAAAATGGGCATTGCGGTAGTACCTGCTTCCCTGCGCCGCGGATATGATGTGCCGGTGCGCTTTATCGAACTGAACAGGATCCCCCAGCGCAGCCAGTTGTCACTGCTCTGGAATCGTAATAACCGCAATCCCGGAATGAAACCGTTCCTGGAGATCGCCGGTAAATAA
- a CDS encoding Crp/Fnr family transcriptional regulator codes for MNRPDFVNQLLVFEPTAVQRILKRNEYIRTKNNTDTNIYFIESGSMRIFIEDGDAEQNIRFGYKGDLVVLMDSFLTGASSSYRIQALKKTSVTVISKTALQQFIAAVPENRKTWQLLLEQLVLQLLEREKDILTGSPAERYRRLLQRSPRLFQEISNRHIANYLRMSPETLSRLKKH; via the coding sequence ATGAACCGTCCCGACTTTGTGAACCAGCTCCTTGTTTTTGAGCCTACAGCCGTACAACGGATACTAAAACGAAATGAGTACATCCGTACAAAAAACAATACGGATACAAATATCTATTTTATTGAGAGCGGCAGCATGCGGATCTTTATTGAAGACGGAGATGCGGAACAGAACATCCGGTTTGGTTACAAGGGCGATCTTGTGGTGTTGATGGATTCCTTTTTAACCGGCGCTTCTTCTTCCTACCGGATACAGGCGCTGAAAAAAACAAGCGTAACAGTCATTTCCAAGACCGCTCTGCAACAGTTTATCGCAGCGGTGCCCGAAAACCGCAAAACCTGGCAGTTGCTGCTGGAACAACTCGTACTGCAATTGCTGGAACGGGAAAAGGATATTCTTACCGGTTCTCCTGCAGAGCGGTACCGGCGGCTGCTGCAACGGAGCCCGCGGCTGTTCCAGGAAATTTCCAACCGGCATATCGCCAATTACCTCCGCATGAGCCCTGAGACACTTTCACGACTGAAAAAACATTGA
- a CDS encoding DinB family protein, protein MTLQSQSLLDSLAQLTKKHIRFAETLLPLPETALAQRPAAGGWNALECLEHLNRYSSYYLDALQSCISKAASLPAATYRPGRLGNYFAKIIHPDTSRKKMKTPQPMNALHASLNRSVVTTFIDNQRQLLQLLEQARKVDLGKEKTGTSLSKLIRLKLGDTLRFVIYHNERHIRQAENVTGGTKV, encoded by the coding sequence ATGACCCTTCAATCGCAATCCTTACTTGATTCCCTGGCTCAGCTTACAAAGAAGCATATCCGGTTTGCAGAAACACTGCTGCCGCTGCCCGAAACAGCATTAGCCCAACGGCCCGCTGCCGGCGGCTGGAACGCGCTGGAATGCCTTGAGCACCTGAACCGGTACAGCAGCTATTATCTCGATGCGCTCCAATCCTGTATCAGCAAAGCTGCTTCCCTGCCGGCTGCCACCTACCGGCCAGGCCGGCTGGGCAATTATTTTGCAAAGATCATTCACCCGGATACTTCGCGAAAAAAAATGAAGACCCCACAACCTATGAACGCCCTCCATGCATCCCTGAACAGATCGGTAGTGACCACATTTATTGATAACCAGCGGCAGCTTTTGCAGCTGCTGGAACAGGCGCGGAAGGTCGACCTGGGAAAAGAAAAAACGGGGACCAGTCTTTCAAAGCTGATCCGGTTAAAACTGGGAGATACCCTGCGCTTTGTTATTTATCACAACGAACGGCATATCCGCCAGGCAGAAAACGTGACGGGTGGTACGAAGGTCTGA
- a CDS encoding PQQ-like beta-propeller repeat protein: protein MRKLLCVIVLFLMVPVVRAQQFGGNPPAVRWKQINTDTMRIIYPEKLDTTASRIAAIINDLAAKNYHPLGKRLKKIDIVLQNQPVNSNGYVSLGPFRSEFYLTPPSDNFDQGSLHWPDQLALHEYRHVEQYNNFNRGLSRVMKTLFGQEGYAVAINAAIPNWFFEGDAVYQETSLSAQGRGRMPSFLKAFPSLWSDGKQYRWMKLRNGSLKDYVPNHYDLGYLLVNYGYERYGADFWGKVTSEAAAYKGLLYPLQKAITRNTGLSYKNFTTAAFAFYRDRFGSRTTGAFNDSAAAVFPADHKTLTSYYYPQQVSADSLLYLKTSNKERPGFYLLDKKGEHRLRIRDISSEQQFSYANGRIVYAAVETDPRWSWKTYSVLRVVDLKTGAQKRLTKKTRYFSPDIAADGNRIVANKVDLLGHSSLVELDAASGAVLREFSAAGTDYFANPRIKDADRVVTAIRQKDGTTYVGLVDLNEKTIRPLTPPSFKTVGQVSITGDTVYFVGADDLSDAVFSVELTSGALRKLKTAENNSYFVNAGFGKLNRSRFTADGFQLRQSAAATAVWEPQEPAAFVSGTTGIVSDSLTGGSGPLEQETGLLPSKKYHALTRPINLHSWRPNYDDPEYSFTIYGNNVLNTTQTELYYLYNENDRTHAVGGTLTYAGLFPYIGIGTQYRFNRNQVVQKKLRQWDQWDNYLSLSVPLNWNHGREFRFFNLGTNIGYRQDFSRGVNQAGFPSSGFGYITHSMGLGTQVQRAIQDIYPRWGINLSTQYQYAVNKWSGQQLFARTTAYLPGIFKTHSLVLSAAWQEAFSRSLLFSNRINFARGFNGIDSARIGTVTAAYHLPLWYPDWGFGNILYLQRLRGAAFYDYTAVKGKQTGYYRGLQSAGIEIYADTQWWNQHPLTFGFRTGRLLTRDPVTPGRSWFYEFILPVSIIPR, encoded by the coding sequence ATGCGTAAACTGTTGTGCGTGATCGTTCTTTTTCTGATGGTTCCTGTCGTCAGGGCCCAGCAATTCGGCGGAAACCCTCCTGCTGTCCGCTGGAAGCAGATCAATACCGATACCATGCGGATCATCTATCCGGAAAAACTGGACACAACTGCAAGCAGGATCGCTGCGATCATTAACGACCTGGCGGCAAAAAACTATCATCCCCTGGGAAAGCGGCTGAAGAAGATCGACATCGTTTTACAGAACCAGCCGGTCAATTCAAACGGTTATGTGAGCCTGGGACCCTTCCGCAGTGAATTTTACCTGACCCCGCCTTCCGATAATTTTGACCAGGGCAGCCTGCACTGGCCCGATCAGCTGGCATTGCACGAGTACCGGCATGTAGAGCAGTACAATAATTTCAACCGGGGACTGAGCCGGGTAATGAAAACACTTTTTGGCCAGGAAGGCTATGCGGTTGCCATCAATGCCGCTATACCGAACTGGTTCTTTGAGGGAGACGCGGTGTACCAGGAAACCAGCCTGTCTGCACAGGGCAGGGGACGGATGCCTTCTTTCCTCAAAGCATTTCCTTCCTTGTGGAGCGATGGAAAACAATACCGCTGGATGAAACTGCGGAACGGCTCGTTAAAGGATTACGTGCCCAATCATTACGACCTTGGCTACCTGCTGGTGAACTACGGGTATGAACGATACGGAGCGGATTTCTGGGGCAAGGTCACTTCAGAGGCAGCCGCCTATAAAGGATTGCTCTATCCCCTGCAAAAAGCCATAACAAGAAATACCGGTTTGTCTTATAAAAACTTTACAACCGCTGCGTTTGCTTTTTACAGGGACCGCTTCGGATCAAGGACCACAGGCGCCTTTAATGACAGCGCCGCTGCCGTTTTCCCGGCAGATCATAAAACCCTCACCAGCTATTATTATCCGCAACAGGTAAGTGCCGATTCCCTGCTTTACCTGAAAACCTCCAACAAAGAACGGCCGGGATTTTATCTGCTGGATAAAAAAGGAGAGCACCGGTTACGCATCCGGGATATCAGCAGCGAACAGCAGTTCAGCTATGCAAACGGAAGGATCGTATATGCCGCGGTGGAAACTGATCCCCGCTGGTCCTGGAAGACTTACAGCGTGCTGCGCGTGGTTGACCTGAAGACGGGAGCACAAAAACGGCTGACAAAAAAAACGCGCTATTTTTCTCCCGACATCGCCGCGGACGGAAACCGTATCGTTGCCAACAAAGTAGACCTGCTCGGGCATTCTTCCCTGGTGGAGCTGGATGCAGCAAGCGGAGCCGTGCTCCGGGAGTTTTCGGCTGCGGGCACCGACTATTTTGCAAATCCCAGGATCAAGGATGCGGACCGGGTAGTGACTGCCATCCGCCAGAAGGACGGCACAACCTATGTCGGCCTTGTGGATCTGAACGAAAAAACCATCCGGCCCCTGACGCCGCCTTCCTTTAAAACAGTAGGTCAGGTCAGCATCACCGGCGATACCGTCTATTTTGTAGGAGCGGATGATTTGAGCGATGCGGTCTTTTCAGTGGAGCTGACATCCGGCGCATTGAGGAAGCTGAAGACCGCGGAAAACAACAGTTACTTTGTCAATGCAGGTTTTGGCAAACTCAACCGGAGCCGGTTCACTGCGGATGGTTTTCAACTCCGCCAGTCAGCCGCTGCTACGGCTGTATGGGAACCGCAGGAACCTGCAGCTTTTGTTTCCGGAACTACCGGGATCGTCAGCGATTCATTGACCGGCGGCAGTGGTCCGCTGGAGCAGGAAACAGGCTTGCTGCCTTCAAAAAAATACCATGCACTCACCCGTCCCATTAACCTTCACAGCTGGAGGCCCAATTACGATGATCCTGAATACAGTTTTACCATCTACGGGAATAATGTATTGAACACCACACAAACCGAATTGTATTACCTGTACAATGAAAATGACCGTACCCATGCCGTTGGCGGAACCCTGACCTATGCAGGTTTGTTCCCCTATATCGGCATCGGAACGCAATACCGTTTTAACCGGAACCAGGTGGTACAGAAAAAACTGCGTCAATGGGATCAATGGGATAATTATCTTTCGCTGAGTGTTCCGCTGAACTGGAATCATGGAAGGGAATTCCGTTTTTTCAATTTAGGCACCAATATCGGGTACCGGCAGGATTTTTCCAGGGGCGTTAACCAGGCGGGTTTCCCCTCTTCCGGTTTCGGATACATTACACACAGCATGGGGCTTGGAACACAGGTGCAGCGGGCAATACAGGATATTTATCCCCGCTGGGGGATTAACCTGAGCACGCAGTACCAATATGCGGTTAATAAATGGAGCGGTCAGCAGCTTTTTGCGCGGACAACCGCGTATCTTCCCGGCATTTTTAAAACACATAGCCTGGTGCTTTCAGCAGCCTGGCAGGAAGCCTTCTCGCGGTCCCTGCTCTTCTCCAACCGGATCAATTTTGCCCGGGGCTTTAATGGTATCGATTCGGCACGTATCGGAACGGTTACAGCCGCGTATCATTTACCGTTATGGTATCCCGACTGGGGCTTTGGGAACATACTGTACCTGCAGCGGCTGAGAGGCGCAGCATTTTACGATTACACAGCGGTTAAAGGAAAGCAGACCGGTTACTACCGCGGACTTCAAAGTGCCGGCATCGAGATCTATGCCGATACACAATGGTGGAACCAGCACCCGCTGACCTTTGGGTTCAGAACCGGACGATTGCTTACCCGGGATCCTGTAACACCCGGCCGGAGCTGGTTCTATGAGTTTATACTGCCGGTGAGCATCATACCCCGTTAG